ACCCCGGCTACCCCGTCGTGCAGGCCATCCGCGACAGGCAGCCTGTCTTCGCCACCGTGGAAGAGCTTCCGGAGCGTTTCCCTGCCATCGTTCCACTGTTGCAGCCACACACCCGCGCAGTGGCAGCCCTGCCGCTGATCGCTGAGGACCGCGTCCTGTCGGCGCTTACGCTGTCATTTCAGGATGAGCATGCCATCGGCGCAGAGGACCAGGGTCTTCTGCTTGAGGTGGCCCGGCTCTGCGCGGGGGCCATGAACCGCGCGCGCCGCTACGACACCGAACACCAGGCACGTGAACGGGCCGGGGTGCTGGCCGACGCCAGCTCGCTGCTTTCTGCGTCGCTGGACGTCCGGAAGACGCTCGAACGCATCACCGCACTTGCCATCGAGCACGTGGCGGACTGGTGTTCGGTGTATCAACCCGACGAGACGGGCCGGATGTGGCCGGTGGTGGTCGCCCACGAGGATCCGCAGAAGGTGGAGCTGCTCCGCTCGTTCCTGAACCGTTTCCCCTCTGATCCGGCGGTCTACGGGACCAGTGCCTGGGTTATGCACACGGGCGAATCGGTAATGATTCCGGTGATTCCGAGAGCCATGGTGGACTCGCTGCCCACACAAGAGCAGCGCGACGCCCTCCGCGACCTCGGCTTCCATTCGCTGATTCTGGTCCCGATGACCGTCCACGGACAGCGCATCGGCGTACTGGGGGTGGCCACCACGCACCCGTCCAGGACCTTCGGGCAGGACGACCTTGAACTGGCCCGGCAGCTGGCCCAGCACGCCGCCCTGGCCCTGGACAATGCCACCCGCTACGAAACTTCACAGACCGGGGAGGAGCGCTACCGGTCCCTGGTCGATGCGACCCGCCAGACGGTCTGGACCAATACGCCGGAGGGAAAGCTGCTGGGCGATCAGCCGGGGTGGGCACGCCTGACTGGCCAGGCCCGCGAGGAATACGAGGGATTCGGCTGGGCAGCGGCCCTTCACCCGGACGACCAGGCGAGCTCGGTGGCGGCCTGGCAGCAGGCGGTGACCTCCGCTACTCCGTATGAGATTCATCAGCGCGTCCGGGTCGCAGACGGCAGCTACCGGCACTTTCATGTGCGCGCGGTTCCGGTTCTCGACGAACATGGCGGGATCCGGGAGTGGACAGGCGTTCATACCGATATTACCGAGCAGGTCCGGGCCGAGCAGGACCTGCGTGACCGCGAGGAGCGCTACCGTGTTCTGGTCGACTACGCTGCCGTCGGCGTTGCCCGGGTGACACCCGAAGGACGCTGGCTGGACATCAACCCTGCCGGTGAGGCGCTGCTCGGGTACAGCCGCGCAGAACTGCTCAGCCGGACCTTCCTGGACGTCACGCACCCGGACGACCGCGGACCGGGAGGCACCCAGCCGTTCAGGAACCTCGTGACGGGTGAAACTGACGCCTTCGCGCTGGAAAAACGCTACGTCCGCAAGGACGGGCAGGTGGTGTGGGCGCAGGTCACCGTGTCCGCCGTACGCGATGAGGCTGGCGTCACCCAGTATGCCGTTGCCATCCTGAACGACATCAGCGAACGGAGAAAGGCGGAAGAACGGCTGCGGGCCAGCGAGGAACGCTTCCGGCAGCTGGTCGAATCGAGCCCCACGGGCATCGCGGTCGGGTCACTCGACGGTACCCTCCGGTTTCCGAACAAGGCGTACCTACACATGCTGGGTTTTACCCCGAGCGATTTCGAGTCGGGCCTGGTGAACTGGGCCGACCTGACTCCCGCCGAGTACCGCGACGCAGACGGGAATGCGTTCCGGCAGGCGTTAGAAACGGGAATTTCGGAGCCCTACGAAAAAGAGATGGTGACCCGCGATGGGCAGCGGTTCCCGGTGGGACTGGTGCTGACGCGGTACGAACAGCACGACGAGGCGTTCGTGGTCGGCTACGTGCAGGACCTCACCCTGCAAAAGGAGGCCCAGCGGACCCTGCGCGAGTATGGAGAGGCCCTTGAACGACGGGTCAAGGAACGAACCCATGCCCTCGAGGAGCAGCGGGCAGCCCTGGACGCCTTCGTCCGCTTTACCGAGCTGACCTCGGCCACCACCGGCCTGGACGAACTGACCGGGTATGCCGTGGATGTCCTGCGCGCCACCATCGGGCCGGTCAGTGTGGCGTACTACGTGTGCCAGGACGACCTCTGGAAAGCCGTGACCTGGTCGGAGGACATTCCTGCGGGCGCCCTGGCCATGATCCGGGCCGGTGTGCCGGTCAGCCAGCCCAGTTTTGCGCAGGTGGTTTACGACCGTCAGGCGTTCTACATGGAAGAGTGGGACGCCGGGCGGGAACAGCTCGACGAGTCGCGGATGTACGGCGCCGGGGCGCTGTATCCCTTCTTCGTGGACGGTCAGGCCAGCGGGCTGCTGAACATGGCGTCAACCAGCCGGCGCAACTGGACGCCGCGCGACAAGGCTATTTTCCGGGCGGTGGGACGCAGCTTCGCCCTGGCCCTGGAGCGCCGTGAGCAGACCACACGCCTGGAGTCCCAGAAAGCTGAGCTTGACGTGCGAACACAAGCCCTGGAGCAGGAGCAGGGTTTTATGCAGACCCTGCTCGAAAGCCTGACCGAAGGCATCGTGGCCTGCGACGCCCAGGGCCAGCTCACGGTCTTTAACGACGTGACGCGAACGTTCCACGGGCTGCCGTCCGAGCCTCTCCCCGCTGCCGAGTGGGCCGAGCGCTTCGACCTGTACCGGGAGGACGGTGTTACGCCTCTTCCGACCGAGGAAATTCCGCTGTACCGCGCGTATCTCGGTCAGCGGGTGCGGGACCAGGCCATGGTCATCGCACCGAAGCACGGCCCGAAACGGTGGGTGAATGCCAACGGCAACCCCATGTACAGTACGGCAGGTGAAAAACTCGGGGCGGTGATTGCCATGCAGGACGTCACGGCGCGGCGGCAGGCTGAACAGGACCTCCACCGGGTCAATGCTGAG
The sequence above is drawn from the Deinococcus malanensis genome and encodes:
- a CDS encoding PAS domain S-box protein translates to MSRPPEELADDVFSAHPSVFEAVFAHSPCAMAALDSSFRIVSANPALAELTGQSLDNCAGKLLPDIVGFLPASVLEAYQQALREGTSQRDLTFQVGQSPQHLFTTTAIPFGGTDSGSTGLIVMLGPAPGGPGRSGGSSERLASLSAALALALTEGDVSRVILEHVGPLLGAYGGALIQVLDEQALYMVGSFGYPSSIEDTWRQFPGDPGYPVVQAIRDRQPVFATVEELPERFPAIVPLLQPHTRAVAALPLIAEDRVLSALTLSFQDEHAIGAEDQGLLLEVARLCAGAMNRARRYDTEHQARERAGVLADASSLLSASLDVRKTLERITALAIEHVADWCSVYQPDETGRMWPVVVAHEDPQKVELLRSFLNRFPSDPAVYGTSAWVMHTGESVMIPVIPRAMVDSLPTQEQRDALRDLGFHSLILVPMTVHGQRIGVLGVATTHPSRTFGQDDLELARQLAQHAALALDNATRYETSQTGEERYRSLVDATRQTVWTNTPEGKLLGDQPGWARLTGQAREEYEGFGWAAALHPDDQASSVAAWQQAVTSATPYEIHQRVRVADGSYRHFHVRAVPVLDEHGGIREWTGVHTDITEQVRAEQDLRDREERYRVLVDYAAVGVARVTPEGRWLDINPAGEALLGYSRAELLSRTFLDVTHPDDRGPGGTQPFRNLVTGETDAFALEKRYVRKDGQVVWAQVTVSAVRDEAGVTQYAVAILNDISERRKAEERLRASEERFRQLVESSPTGIAVGSLDGTLRFPNKAYLHMLGFTPSDFESGLVNWADLTPAEYRDADGNAFRQALETGISEPYEKEMVTRDGQRFPVGLVLTRYEQHDEAFVVGYVQDLTLQKEAQRTLREYGEALERRVKERTHALEEQRAALDAFVRFTELTSATTGLDELTGYAVDVLRATIGPVSVAYYVCQDDLWKAVTWSEDIPAGALAMIRAGVPVSQPSFAQVVYDRQAFYMEEWDAGREQLDESRMYGAGALYPFFVDGQASGLLNMASTSRRNWTPRDKAIFRAVGRSFALALERREQTTRLESQKAELDVRTQALEQEQGFMQTLLESLTEGIVACDAQGQLTVFNDVTRTFHGLPSEPLPAAEWAERFDLYREDGVTPLPTEEIPLYRAYLGQRVRDQAMVIAPKHGPKRWVNANGNPMYSTAGEKLGAVIAMQDVTARRQAEQDLHRVNAELQRSNADLEHFAAVASHDLKSPLRTVRSYLELIERRYSSQLDEKAIRYITFAVDAAARMDILIDDLLAYARVGRQRNIRPLDPRPVVQEVLSSLSASLQERGALVTVGDLYPVLADESQVRQVFQNLIGNALKFQPHGRVPQVLVAATREGDRVHFQVQDNGIGIAEEYYERVFTIFQQLHGKSEFPGSGLGLAIVRKIIEEHEGRIWLNSVVGAGTTFHFTLPFSEA